The Bacteroidia bacterium genomic interval ACAGAGAAAAAGTCGCCAAAAGAGTGGGCATCTGGCAAGACAATGTACTTATGGAAAGGAGGAGTAAGAAAGTGGGTTTGGATTAAGGCTTACTTCTTAAATCCTTGGTCAGGTATAAAACGAGCCCATCATCTACTTCTATTTTTGTATGGTAAACGGCTGGCTTTCCATGATAAAACAGTCCCTTTCCATCCGGAACATAGCCTCGCCGGACATACATGACCTGAGCTGCTCCATAATCCGGAGGCATTCCCACACCAATTCCCGCAAAATCTGATATGAGACTCATTCGCCTTTCTGCCTCATCCATCATTGCACTCGCGATTCCTTTCCGATGAAATTTTTGTAGAACATTCAAATCAACGATCTCCGGGATTCCTTGCGATTTGAAAAATGTATAACCTGAAATCCATTGGATGGTCAAATAGCCCGCAAATTCTCCCTCCCATTCTGCTAGAATGATATCTCTTTCGCCCTTTTCTTGAAATTGGAAATATCGTTCGTATTGGCTGGCTGGTTTTTTCCATCCTTGTGCGTTAAAGGCTTGTTCGATAGGCAATGCATCCCCTTCGCTAAGGGCTCTCAAATGGATCATGGAAATAGGTATTGGGTCGAAAGAAAAAATCGACAGAGTTTGTATCTAAGGGAAGAGGTTTTTGATTCCTCCATTGCTTCTTCTTTGTTTTTATATCATCAGGCAAGGTTCAAATTTCCCCTGAAAATCCATTCCCGAGGCCTTGGTCCGCCCAGTCGATCCTCGATATGACTGATAAGTGCAAGCAGGCTTTTCTCTTCATCTCTTCTACAGCTAGCCTCAATGGCTTCTGCCAGGATTCGTCCAAATTCCGGATCATCTTTGCTTAGGAAAGGGATAAGTCGCTTTTTCTTTTGGGGAAATTGTTGTTTTAGCTGAAAATGGAGCTTAATGCAATCCTCAATGATTCCTGCAGCAACGAGCCGAGCTCCCAGCATATCCCCATTATCCAGACAGTCCCAATAGTCTTTTCGCTGATCGTCCAAGCCATACTTGGCCAATTCTCTTTGCACATCTGTGATGGGTTCCGCCTTTTTCTTCAGTCTTGCCCTTGCCTCATTCACCAGTTCGGCTATGACGGGATCTCGCTCCAGGCGACATTCACCATGAGCCATGATATGAGCAGTATGAGGTTTATCTCCTTCTTGTCTAAAATAGGCACGTATTTGCTCGGGGGGATTGTGGAAATACTCAATCTCGACTCCTCCAATCCAGGTATTGCCTCTTTCCCTAAAGTCAATCCCTTCCTTTAGTATCACATATACATCTATGTCAGAATGCTTGTCCAGTCTACCGTGTGCATAAGATCCACTGGCGATGATCCCGATCACTTCCGGATTTTCACTTACTTGATCTATGTAGGTTTTGAGGGCTTTGTCGAAAATTTGTTTTCGCTCTCCCTCCCGACTAGTGTGCTGCATTTGTCTGTCTGTTTGCGTGTAATTTATACTCCTGAACGATAGGAAAGGTTGAGAAAATGAAAAAAAATTGAAACTTAATTCTATTTAATCGTATATTTACGATATATAATGAATTGCAATGGCGATCAATAAAAAACATAGTTTCGAAAGTAGGCAGATTGAGTTGGCAGATTTCGCAAAAGCATTGGCGCATCCTGCCCGCATAGCCATCATTGAAGTATTGATAAAAAGGCAGAGTTGTATATGCGGAGAGATTGTAGAAGAACTGCCTTTATCCCAATCAACGGTTTCCCAGCACCTGAAAGAATTGAAGAAAGTCGGTTTGATTACTGGCGAGATTGAAGGGGTACGGACCTGTTATTGCCTGGACCTGACGGTTTTTGATCAGTTCATTGGACTCTTCCAACACCTCAAAGGAGAGATCGATACCTATAAAGAGAAAATTAATTGTTGTTAAATTTTGCGGCGAATTATATTGCCGCAGCGAAATCATATATACACCTATGAATTGGCAAAGTTTTAAAGATAGCCTATCTGCTCATCCGGAAGCTCCTCTTCAGTTTGAATATGCTTCGGAGCAGTATGTTAGTCCTGCTTATCACATTACCGAAATCAAGCAGGCCCAAATCACCTCTGTAGATTGTGGAGGGAAAATGAATGCGTGGAACGAAGTTGTCGTACAACTTTGGGTTCCCGAAGGCAAGGCTGAAGAAGTACCTATGTCTTCAGCTAAGGCACTCAAGATCATTGATCTGGTAGAGAAAAGTTTACAAATCCACCCGGATGCACCGGTGAAGATTGAATATGGGGACGCTGCTTTCCCCACACGCCAAATGTTGATAGAAGAAATAGGAACCCAGGATGGAGAAGTACGGGTAAGCCTGGTTGCTGATAAAACTCAGTGCAAAGCCAATGATAGAGGAGGGGAGTGCGGTCCTAAGAAAACAGAAAAGCCTAAAGTCGTATTACAAAGCCTGGGGAGTAGCCTGAGTGTCGCCAATGAAGGCGATTGCTGCACTCCCGAGTCGGGCTGTTGTTAATTTATTCCTATGAAACAGCATCTCTTTCCTCCTCTGCTCGAGTTTATGAATGATCGGGCGAAAGAATTTGATCAAATAAGTGCTGAGCGTAAGGTCCTTTTGGGCCAGCTCAGCACTTATCTTTCGACTAAATACCAAAAAGCTGAGACTCCAAAGCTCATTGTTATCTGTACCCATAATTCCAGGAGGAGCCATATGGGGCAAATCTGGCTGTCGGTCGCAGCAGAATATCTTACTTTACCCCATTTAGAATCATATTCAGGAGGAACGGAGGCCACCGCTTTTAACCATCGATCTGTAGCTGCTTTGCAGAAAAGTGGATTGGAGATCCGTACAGAAAATGCCGATAGCAAGAACCCTGTGTATCAGCTAAGTTGGAAAGCAGATATGGATGCTTATCGGGCCTTTTCCAAGAAATTTTCGGATCCTCCAAATCCTGAGCAAGCTTTTGCAGCCATTATGGTAT includes:
- a CDS encoding GNAT family N-acetyltransferase; protein product: MIHLRALSEGDALPIEQAFNAQGWKKPASQYERYFQFQEKGERDIILAEWEGEFAGYLTIQWISGYTFFKSQGIPEIVDLNVLQKFHRKGIASAMMDEAERRMSLISDFAGIGVGMPPDYGAAQVMYVRRGYVPDGKGLFYHGKPAVYHTKIEVDDGLVLYLTKDLRSKP
- a CDS encoding nucleotidyltransferase domain-containing protein, producing MQHTSREGERKQIFDKALKTYIDQVSENPEVIGIIASGSYAHGRLDKHSDIDVYVILKEGIDFRERGNTWIGGVEIEYFHNPPEQIRAYFRQEGDKPHTAHIMAHGECRLERDPVIAELVNEARARLKKKAEPITDVQRELAKYGLDDQRKDYWDCLDNGDMLGARLVAAGIIEDCIKLHFQLKQQFPQKKKRLIPFLSKDDPEFGRILAEAIEASCRRDEEKSLLALISHIEDRLGGPRPREWIFRGNLNLA
- a CDS encoding metalloregulator ArsR/SmtB family transcription factor, producing the protein MAINKKHSFESRQIELADFAKALAHPARIAIIEVLIKRQSCICGEIVEELPLSQSTVSQHLKELKKVGLITGEIEGVRTCYCLDLTVFDQFIGLFQHLKGEIDTYKEKINCC
- a CDS encoding DUF6428 family protein, which encodes MNWQSFKDSLSAHPEAPLQFEYASEQYVSPAYHITEIKQAQITSVDCGGKMNAWNEVVVQLWVPEGKAEEVPMSSAKALKIIDLVEKSLQIHPDAPVKIEYGDAAFPTRQMLIEEIGTQDGEVRVSLVADKTQCKANDRGGECGPKKTEKPKVVLQSLGSSLSVANEGDCCTPESGCC